CCTGCTCTTTTCATCTGAATTGCAGCGCTTATTCCTGCGGGTCCTGCTCCAACAATAATGGAATCATACATCATGAGACATCCTTCCGTGAGACACATTTCTTTCTTCATGCGCGAAATGTGGGGTTGTTGTGATTTTATAAAGCATTCCACTATCTTTTTATATCTGATTAAGATGAATTGTTCTATGGACACATTCTATCATCTTCAAGAAGGCTTTCGCATGCTGCGGCGCAGAGTCTCTATTGCTCGATATGGCGTGAAGAAATATTCAGGAAATTCTGAAAAAATCTGCGCGCAAATTGTCAAAGACTGCTGGAACGGCACGTTCTTTCAAGTGAGCACTGGTCATTTTTCTTTATTTTACATGCGCGATTTTGGGATGTGCGTTGAAGCGCTTCTCAATCTTGGCTATAAAAAAGAAGTTGAAAAGACTCTGCAATTCGCGCTCTGCGTGTATAGCAGAGAAAACAGAGTGACGACGACCATTACAAAGAATGGAAACGCGTTTGACGTCTTTTCTTACGCTCCAGATTCACTTGCGTTCTTGCTGTATAGTCTTCGCGTTTCCAAGAACAAAGAGCTTGTCGCAATTTATCGTCCTTTTTTAGAATTGCAGATTTCGCATTTTTACAACACTGTTTTTGACGAGAAAACAGGGCTTGTGCAGAAAGGAAGAAATTTCTCCTCTATTAAAGACCACGCGAAGCGAGAAATAACCTGCTATGATTCCTGCTGTGTCGCAGTTGTCGCGCGAGAAACCGCTGCGCTCGGATTAAATAATCCATTTACAGGAAATGGTTTTTCTTATAAAAAAATACAGGAAAAAATAAAGAAGGTCTTTTGGACAGGCGATTATTTTAAAGAGTCATGCCACTCTGTTGCTGTTACTGGTGACGCGAATACCTTCCCTTATTGGTTTGGTATTTTCACAGACAAAAAGATGATACAGAAATCAATCGTCGTGATTCAAAAAGCAAAACTGGATCAGCCGTTTCCTCTCAAATATACTTCTTTTGTACCTGCAAATTTTTTCTTTCCTCTGAAACTTGTCGCGCCAAACTATGAGGGGAACAGCGTTTGGATGCATCTTGGTTTATGTTATTTAGATGTTGTTGCAACTGTGGATACAAAGCTGGCGAAAAAATACCTTGCGTTGTATAAAAAGAATATGGAGATGCATCAGAATTTTCTTGAACTTTTTTCTTCAGATGGTTCTGTCTACAAAACTCCATTTTATCACGCTGATGAAGGGATGGTTTGGGCGGGGAAATGGTTGGTGTTGAAGAATTCTTAACTATTACATCCCGTATGTTACTTCAAGCGTCGCGGGAAGACCTGTTTCTATTGATTCTATCCCTGCATCAACTTGATTAGAAGTGCTTTCGCCTGTGCTATCTGCTTTAAGCAAGACACCATAATTTGAGCCATCTGCCCACGTCTGAACAAGAGAGGTAACGTCAAAAGTGTAGCTTCCTCCACCGCCAAATGCTTCGTTCATAGTGGCACTATCAAGGACTGTTGTATCATATGATGGAACAGAATTCCATGTCGCTGTTGCTGCACTCCATGTACTTGTAATTTCATGCGCATCAACAACAAGGTCATGGTTGCAATCATGATTATTAGAGGAAGAATGGCAAGTGCCACTCGCTGCGTAAATAGTGAGCAATGCGGAAGTAACCTCCGCGCCGGTAAAAGTGCTGGAATCAAAAGAGATATAGCTTCTTCCTCGACCAACAGTGGAAGCGCCGACATAAAGAGAATACCCATTATAATTTGTTGTTGCATTCTCCTCGCTTGTTCGTACATCCTCATCTGCATAGAGTGTTGTCGTTGTATATGTAATGGAATCAATAGTGATCATCGCGCTTGTATCTTCTGCAGTATTTCCAGCAGCATCAGTTGCTTGAAGCAAAATACTGTAATCTCCTTCTGAAAATTCATTGCCATTGATGGCGAGCGCATAACAAGTACTTCCATAAGAAAGACTATTTGTATAAGAATCAATTTCAACAGTAACGCCAGTTCCTAATTCTAGGCCATCTGTTTCATCTTCAACACATACTTCTAAAGAAAATTCTTCAGAACCATCACTAAGAACGCTGCTTGGAGAACTTGTAACAGAAGTAAAAGTAGGTGCAAGTTCATCTATAACAGTGAAGGTATCTGTTGAAGTCATTGTATTTCCTGCACTGTCTTGCGCAGTAGCGGAGATTGAATAGTTATCTGCTGCGATCTCTGTGCCAGAGAGCGTAACACTGTACGTGCTTCCTGAACCGCTCATTGTCCCAGAGCCAAAAGATCCTGCGTCATAAACAACTGATGCAAGAGAAGTTTCATCTGTAATGGTGCAGTCATATGTTGTCTCTGCATTGTACAGCCCACTTCCACTTATCGCATTATTTGTAATACATGCGTCAGTGAGAAAACAAGCGATGTTTGGTGCTGTAACGTCATAAACAGTTCCGTTGACAATATCAGCGGCGCTATTTTTATAATTGTCTACCGAGGTGACAAGAAATGCATATCCTGTTGCTGGGGTCCCAGTAACATCAATCTGCGTCACAAAGGTATCACTTTCTGTATTGGTAAAATAACCGTTTCCTAAATTATCCTGCTGCCATTGCACTGTATCGACCCCATTTTCATCAGTCGATGTGCATCTAATCTCTAAAGATGCAGAACCATCATTGTTTCCTTCTTGTGTCGCAGTACAGTCAAGCGCGGGAGGAATTCCATCATATATAATCAAAGAAGTACTATCACTAACACTGTATCCGGCGGGATTTGTGATTGTGCAGGTAACAGGTATTTCGCCAAGATCTGTTGGCGTTATTCCTATTTCTGGAAGAAAAGAGAGTTCATGCGTCTGGTTTGTAGTGTTATATGAAAGTGTACCAAGATCAACACTTTCAAGCACACAAGAACCTTCTAGGGTAGAGAGATCATAAAAAGAATCAGTTGCAGTAAGGGTGACGCTCACCGAATCAGCAAGATTCGCCGTAGAAACAACATATGGATTAAGAATGAGGCTTTCAATAGCTGTGCTCGTGACATTATTGACAATAAACGAACTCTCCGCGCCGCTTTCTTGTCCAGCAGTGTCAACAGCAAAAATAGAGAATAGATTCTCTCCGATAGGAAGTATACTTGTATCATACGCAATCGTGTATGACGGCGCTGTTGACGTGTCCATAGATGCAGTTTCTCCGTCTATTTGAAGAAAAACTGCGTCCACGCCATAGTCATCAGTGACGTACGCTTCTATGGTGATGTATGTATTGTTTTCCACAGGATTAGGGGTTGAAATAATTGAATGGATATCTGGAGGAAGATCTTCTACAGAAGGTGTTTCTTTTGGATCATGAGCAACATAATCCATAGAGAGGCATCCAGCGCTTAAAGAACTGACAAGTATTGCCACACCAGTTGTCTGTTGTTTTACCATATTAAGATGGTAAAATTGATACATTTATAAAATTTATCTGAAAACTTTATAAAAACAGCGTCTCAAAAATATCCTATGACTTCAGATGTACGTTGGCGGCTTCTTCCTTTCCGGACTGATGACCCTTACACGTGTATGGCTATTGACAAAACCATCGCGGAATCTGTCGCGGCGGGGGGTCCACCCACTATCCGATTTTATCGCTGGAGCGGCAACGGCGCAGTGAGTTATGGTGCATCGCAAAGCATTGCTGACGTTGCAGTTGATTTTTGTCATGATCAGGGAATCCCTTATGTCCGAAGATTTACAGAAGCAAGAGCGATGTATCACGGATCAACGGATCTGACCTACGCAGTTGCTGCGCCTGTTTCTCTTTATGGGACAAGAGCAAGTATGGGCATCGTTACTTCGTCAAGAATAATTTCTTTTTTAGAACAAAGGGGTATAAAAAATGCAACCCAAGCAGGGTATACTTCTATTATGGTCAAGGGGAGAAAAATTTCTGGAAGCGTTCCTTATTTTGAGCAAAAAAAGGCACTTTTTCAACATGGGAGTGTTTTTTGTGAATTGGATTATGAACGTGTCGCGAAATGTTACGGAATTTCTGAACAGAAACTTCGAGAGACGACGACTTCTCTTGTGGAAGAAGGGAGTAAATTAGAGAGAATTGAAGATATTTTTCAAAACAGTTTTTTAAACGCTCATCATTGGGAGTTACAGGAACTTACTGAACAAGAACAAGAAAAGGTATTTCAATTACGAGAAGCTTTTACAGCAGAGGATTGGCTATTTGGGGGAGAAAAATCAAGAGGTGCTTGTAGTACGCATTCTGGAATCCCCATTCCACAAATCCTTACCGCGTTTCTCGCAAAAGTATAATTTTCCATCATCTTTTTAAAACTAATTACTTTTTTCCTTTTTATGGAAAGAAAAGCAGTTCTTAAAGTGCCGAATGGTAAACTTCTTAGAATCACTGCGGATATTGACGAAACTGTTCTTGTTTCTGTACAGATCACTGGTGACTTTTTTGTGTATCCTGAAGAATCTATCCTTCAACTTGAACAACTGTTGCGTTATCAGCCGCTTGAAAAAGATCTTTTGCTCTATATGATTGACGCATTCTTCAAACAAAACAGTGTAGAACTCTTTGGCGTTACAGCAGAAGCAATTAGCGACGCAATCATGCAATGCACATCGCAGGAGAAAAGGTGATTTCATGGCTCTGGAAAAAACAAAAATCCGTTTGCTTCTCACTGATTTTAATACGGGTTCATGGAATATGGCTGTTGACGAAGCTATTCTTGAAGCTGTTTCCTCAGGTTCGCAACTTCCAACGCTTCGCCTTTATGGATGGTCTCCATCTGCTGTGACTTTAGGATATTTTCAATCGCTGCATGAAGAGATTGACGCGGCGGCTTGCAAGAGCAATGGGGTGTCTGTGATTCGTCGCATTACTGGCGGTGGCGCGGTTTATCACGATAAAGAAATAACGTATAGTTTTATTATTCCTGAAAATTATGGTCTGATCGTGAAAGATATTCTTGCATCGTATAAACAGATTAGTCAGGGAATTATTGAAGGGCTTAAAGAGTTTGGACTTGATGTCCAATTTGTTCCGCTTAATGATCTTATTGTTTCTGGCAGAAAAATTTCTGGCAACGCGCAGACACGAAAACAGAAGACCATTTTGCAGCATGGCACTGTTTTGCTTGATGTTGATGTTCGCAAAATGTTTTCTCTTTTAAGAGTTTCCGACGAAAAAATCAGAGACAAAATGATTACCAATGTTGAAGAAAGGGTAACTTCCTTAAAGCAGCAGCTTGGAAAAGAAGTTTCTTTTATTGATATTCAGAATGCACTTGTGAAAGGCTTTGCGCAAGCGTTTGATGTAGAATTTGTCGTTTCCACACTTTCCCCTGAAGAACAAAAGCGAGCATTTGTTATTGAACATGAGAAATATGGGAATGAGCAATGGAACGCGATGAGATAACCTATCTTTGGAATAATTTTATATACATTCCCCTTATTCCCTTCATTATGACAGATGAAAAAAAACTAAGAAAACTTCCTCATGGGTTTAGGGAAGAGGTTGTTGTAACCACATTAATGGGTCACACATATTATTTTTCTGGAAGGACATTTGAGACGACAGGAGCACTTGCTTCAGCACTCGAAGCAATGCTTGAGGATGTTCGCTCTTTTACTCCTGAAACACCAATAGATGAAGTTTGTTGTTATAACGGAACATTTAGTTACACATTAAAAGATGGAACCTTAATTGAGTAAGGTATTCTCCCCTATGAAACAAAAAATATGCAAAAGCGTTGATGGAATTGATCTGTACTACATTATCAATCACGTAAACACTGCTCCATTTATTGTTTTTATTCATGGCGCGGGAAGCAACCATACTGTCTACAAACCATTCTTTTCCGCGTTTGAAAAAAGAAATTTTATTGCGCTTGATATTCGCAACCATGGAAAAAGCGGGCGAACATCCCTTGATACAGTCACTATCAAAAATATCGTAAAAGATATTGCTTCCATTCTTGCCGCGGAGCACATCCATGATGTCATTCTCATTGGAAATAGTCTTGGCGCGTCTGTCGCGCTGGAGTTTTACAAAAATAACAGAAAAAAAGTTCATAAAATGATTTTGTTCACTCTTTTCTCGAAGAGATATATTCGTTATTCTCCATTTCTCAATGCCTTGGCTATTGCCGCATCTATTCTTGTTCGACCTTTTTCTGGATGGCGTCGCTTGAAATTTCAGGATTATCATAAATATCAAAAAAGGCCAATTTGGTATTATCCGTATTTAGACATTCGCGGCACTCCTTTTGGCACTGTGATGAAACTTGTTCGTGAACTTTTCGCGACTCCTATCTATTTGAGCACTGTTACTGTACCGACACAGATTTTCTTGTCTACCGCTGATTGGAGCACAAAGAATGATTTAATTTTAAGTGATTGCAAGACAAACGCGTTCTTGACTGTTGTGGAAATGGACGCAAATCATGTGGTCCTTACTCGTGAGCACGAAGATGTTCTGAAGAAGGTTTCTGCTTTTTTGACAGATTAAAGATTGTTTCTTTTTTGTTTTGAATTATTCTCTCTTTTCTCGTCCGCTTTGCACTGATCGAATTATTTTCGCAAGCACTGTTCTCGGAAGAAGCCATCCTAAGCGCGCGATTATTTTGTTTTTTATTCCTGGAATCGCAATGACAGGTTTTCCTTTTTGGATTACTTTAAAACCATATGCCGCGACCTCTTCCGCACTACTCATTTGCTTCTCATTCTCTGCTTTTTCCGCAAATCCTGCCGCATCCTGAAATCCTGTTTTTGTCATGCCCGGACAAAGCGCAATGACTTTTACCCCTGTTCCTTCAAGATCATTCGCAAGCGCTTCTGACAACGAGAGAACATACGCTTTTGTCGCATAGTACACACTCATCAATGGACCAGGTAGAAACGCCGCGACTGAGGAAACATTCATAATTGTTCCAGACTTTCTTTGTATCATATCCTGTCCAAAGAGTTTTGCGAGCGCAGTTAACGCGGTGATATTTACTTGAATCATCTCTGCTTCTTTTTCCCAGCTTGTTTTGTAGAATGAACCATACTCTCCAAATCCCGCGTTGTTAATAAGAATGTCTACCAAGAGGTTTTCTTTTTTTATTTCATTGTAG
This genomic interval from Candidatus Woesearchaeota archaeon contains the following:
- a CDS encoding DNRLRE domain-containing protein, encoding MVKQQTTGVAILVSSLSAGCLSMDYVAHDPKETPSVEDLPPDIHSIISTPNPVENNTYITIEAYVTDDYGVDAVFLQIDGETASMDTSTAPSYTIAYDTSILPIGENLFSIFAVDTAGQESGAESSFIVNNVTSTAIESLILNPYVVSTANLADSVSVTLTATDSFYDLSTLEGSCVLESVDLGTLSYNTTNQTHELSFLPEIGITPTDLGEIPVTCTITNPAGYSVSDSTSLIIYDGIPPALDCTATQEGNNDGSASLEIRCTSTDENGVDTVQWQQDNLGNGYFTNTESDTFVTQIDVTGTPATGYAFLVTSVDNYKNSAADIVNGTVYDVTAPNIACFLTDACITNNAISGSGLYNAETTYDCTITDETSLASVVYDAGSFGSGTMSGSGSTYSVTLSGTEIAADNYSISATAQDSAGNTMTSTDTFTVIDELAPTFTSVTSSPSSVLSDGSEEFSLEVCVEDETDGLELGTGVTVEIDSYTNSLSYGSTCYALAINGNEFSEGDYSILLQATDAAGNTAEDTSAMITIDSITYTTTTLYADEDVRTSEENATTNYNGYSLYVGASTVGRGRSYISFDSSTFTGAEVTSALLTIYAASGTCHSSSNNHDCNHDLVVDAHEITSTWSAATATWNSVPSYDTTVLDSATMNEAFGGGGSYTFDVTSLVQTWADGSNYGVLLKADSTGESTSNQVDAGIESIETGLPATLEVTYGM
- a CDS encoding lipoate--protein ligase family protein; translation: MTSDVRWRLLPFRTDDPYTCMAIDKTIAESVAAGGPPTIRFYRWSGNGAVSYGASQSIADVAVDFCHDQGIPYVRRFTEARAMYHGSTDLTYAVAAPVSLYGTRASMGIVTSSRIISFLEQRGIKNATQAGYTSIMVKGRKISGSVPYFEQKKALFQHGSVFCELDYERVAKCYGISEQKLRETTTSLVEEGSKLERIEDIFQNSFLNAHHWELQELTEQEQEKVFQLREAFTAEDWLFGGEKSRGACSTHSGIPIPQILTAFLAKV
- a CDS encoding lipoate--protein ligase family protein: MALEKTKIRLLLTDFNTGSWNMAVDEAILEAVSSGSQLPTLRLYGWSPSAVTLGYFQSLHEEIDAAACKSNGVSVIRRITGGGAVYHDKEITYSFIIPENYGLIVKDILASYKQISQGIIEGLKEFGLDVQFVPLNDLIVSGRKISGNAQTRKQKTILQHGTVLLDVDVRKMFSLLRVSDEKIRDKMITNVEERVTSLKQQLGKEVSFIDIQNALVKGFAQAFDVEFVVSTLSPEEQKRAFVIEHEKYGNEQWNAMR
- a CDS encoding alpha/beta hydrolase — encoded protein: MKQKICKSVDGIDLYYIINHVNTAPFIVFIHGAGSNHTVYKPFFSAFEKRNFIALDIRNHGKSGRTSLDTVTIKNIVKDIASILAAEHIHDVILIGNSLGASVALEFYKNNRKKVHKMILFTLFSKRYIRYSPFLNALAIAASILVRPFSGWRRLKFQDYHKYQKRPIWYYPYLDIRGTPFGTVMKLVRELFATPIYLSTVTVPTQIFLSTADWSTKNDLILSDCKTNAFLTVVEMDANHVVLTREHEDVLKKVSAFLTD
- a CDS encoding SDR family oxidoreductase; amino-acid sequence: MQTKTVLVTGASSGIGAAFAEIFAKNKYNLILVARREKELNIIKKKCEQQSNAQVKIIIKDLTHSKAPEEIYNEIKKENLLVDILINNAGFGEYGSFYKTSWEKEAEMIQVNITALTALAKLFGQDMIQRKSGTIMNVSSVAAFLPGPLMSVYYATKAYVLSLSEALANDLEGTGVKVIALCPGMTKTGFQDAAGFAEKAENEKQMSSAEEVAAYGFKVIQKGKPVIAIPGIKNKIIARLGWLLPRTVLAKIIRSVQSGREKRE